The window CATACAAAGAACAAGGGGGGAAATTTACAGCTGAGCTGAATTTGAGACAAGAAATTCAGGTTCGGACAAGATTTGGCCATTATAACTATATTTCACAGCCAATTATTTTTGACCTTTTCCAAAACAAACAGTCCTCAATAAGGATGACATATAGCATGTGACAAATCTGAATGTTTTCCAAAGCAGTGATTGAGTTATTGGAGTAcgaaaaaataaaatgcatctgTATTATTTATTTCATGCCTTGAAACAAAACAAGCGAAACACTGACATAGCTGGCTAATCAGAAACAGTTGGGAAGATTGTTTTTGGAGTTTTCCAAAAATTTCACTGCTGGATTGAGAAATCATGTCCTCCTTAAGGCAATCATTTTGAAAAGTTATGACACACAATGGAGGGACTTGGCTTAGGGCCATGAATTATCTGCATGTGGGACTCCAACTGACATAAATGGAAGATGCATACACAAAGACAGAGCAGCACATGGCCATTTCAATAAAAGGGCCATCTTATCCTTATCTACTCGTGATGCAAGAAGAGAATTTagtgtcaatgggagctggatgcaGATGGAAACAACAGGTCCATTGGAAAGAGCAACTAGGAAAACTCACTCAAAACACACACCAAATGTCTTCCCTAATGCAGGAATGTCCAAAATAAAGCTTCTTCTAACACCTCTCTAACCCCAGAACGGATAGAATCTTGTGAGAGTGTGAAAGTAGTTAGTTAGAAGGCATTAGAAAATACTGTAAAATGCATGATCTACAAGTTTGGACAGTGTCCATCAAAGAATTCGCTCAACACAGAGTAGCTGGAGTAGGCACAGAAAAAAGCCGTTCCTGTTCCCTGTTACTCTTCAACACTCTACTAGATCCTCCACCATAAAGATCAAGTGCCACTGTGAAGTAGCAGATATCAAAATTACATACTGGACTGAGTTGTATTTGATAGAGGCAGACTGCATCTTTGGTTGCTCACTAACATTAAGGATACCACTCCCAATCTGCTAAAAATCAGTCAGTCATTAATTACTGTAGAGACAGagtaaaactgggaatgactctaaAGTCATGCAGCTAATAACAAACGTCTTTCCTGTGCCAATCTCAACAGATCTTTCAGCCAGGTTAAACAGAGTACCTCAGCATCTGAATCACCCCAGACCTATTAAAAAGTACCTATCCTTAACACGGAGGACTTGTCTCTCTATGCATGAGCAAATGGATTACAGAATCTAGCCCCCAATCTCCTGATTTTGTGCTGAACAGCAAAAAATTTATTTTCTTGCTCATTTCATTTTAAGGAAATACTGAGTGCACAAGATTAAGCAATAACTATTTAGGGACTTTTTTCTGCCAATCAGATGCTGTTGTCAATTTTCTATGAATAAaatgaaagaacaaaaaaaaaaggtgggtgaTCAAAGTATCCTGCTGTTATGTTCACACTGTGCCTGactcatttacaccaatgtaaatatGGAATAATgcgactgaagtcaatggtatcaCAAAAGGTTAAAGGAGGGAGAAGAAGAACAAGTGGTTTTAACTTGCTAGCTTAAAATCTTTTTTCTAACTGAACCAATACACTACTTTACAGAGGATAACACAGTACATTATAGATGTACTGAAACTGGAAAAGAATATTTAATCCAGATAATAAATGAAGAACACAGTAGTGGGCATTGTGATGGATGGCTACACCTGAATTTATGGTCTGCATATTAATATCCTTATGAATTACATATGATAGAAAACTTCCTCTCTCAAGCATGAGTTAGAGATTTTCTATAGACAATGACTTCCTGAAGGCCAAAAAGGAAGCATCTAGAAAGAATAACTTCAGGCATACTCCAAGAATGTAGACAGAAGACAATGTAGTGGGAGACCAACACTACAAGGGGAATGCAACACAGATGAACTTGCATATAGAGGAACATGACTTTCAAGGTAGGTGCAGACCTTCGGGGAGACAAGAAGTGCTGGATTTCCCACAGCAACTGGCTACAAACTGGGAGATGAGAAAAACTATTCTTATGTGAGGAAGAATAACCAGAAAGTATCCACGAACCTGGCAGTGTCAGGGTCACAGAAGTGGCTTGAAGGGCCTATATTCCATGCTCTAAGAGATACCACCAGTGTCAGGAACGCTGAAGTGTTAATACCATCAATAATTTTTCTAGTTGCGGGGCGAAAATCCTTCATATCACTGACATCTGGTGTTTGCACCAAGCTCAAAATTATAGATTAGAGAAAAATGAAGTGAACTGAGAGTTTTCTAATTGCCTTTACATGTCATTCTACACTCTTTTTTAGTTGGTGATTGGAAGTTTCTTATTACACAGCAATATTGCTAAAGTACCAAAGTTTCATACTTGGCACAAGGTCATATTGAAATCATAAGCATCTGATTTGCTAGCCTATGAAAACATACAATATTGAACTCCCAATAGTTTGACATGTGGtttccctgcccccaaacagAGTTCTAGAGTGTAATTTTCTTTTTATGATTATTTGCATTAGTTATCACACAACTAGGTTttctatttccctttttatatggCAACCTACAACATCTATGTGTGCCAGTCTATATAACTTGATGGGGATTTTTTACACGTCTTTTTTATGTTCTGCATAATAAaagataataataatatgaaACACTCCTAGAGACTAAAGTAATCACTACATTTCTCATGTGATTCAAGCCAATCAGTTTTTGACTTTGCGCTGCAACATAACCTGAGATGTGCTAAAGAGTCCCAGAAGGACACAAAATATCATGTCATATTGGCTGATAACTCTTCATATGGCTCTGGTATTGTTTTCCTATATTAAAATTAATGTATTGCAGATAAACCCAACTTACTTTCTCACGGACTTCTACTGCTACCTGATCTGTTCATTGCTTGACCTGTCTGTTGAAGTGTGTTACAGGTTGGCAATTTCATAAcaagaagggaggagggggcacgGAACATGTCATATTTTATGAGCATGCAGTGCAAAAAGAAAGTAGTCCATAAAAACCTATGATGAAAAAGCGCAAGATAAATATAAtggatttttactttttttaacagCTGCTCTGTCTCACACATTTACTCTTTTTGATGTCCAGGAAAataaattaagtttaagtatgaAAAATGCATATTTCTAAGAAGAATAAGTTATTTATGCAATTAAAATGTGGTTAAAGCAAATCCTCTCTCACCCTTGAAGTATtaacatttttcagtttattaAACTATTTAATAAACTGATGTTGCCCTCTAGTGTTCAAGTGTAGCTTCAAAATACTTTAGAAATAGAAGAATGATCCATACAAGTTATGCAATGGCTTCTCTTTTGTACCTGGAACAAAATGAATCTGATAGACTGCAAGCAGTTTTTAGAAactaagaatttttaaaataacttgttCCACTTCTTGTAGAAGCTCAAATCTCAACTCTGTTTCCTTACCATATTGGTCACTGCCAACATGCACCTAATTTCCATGCGTGTACTGTTAAAATGTCAAATGTCTGTTTACTATCTCATTTAGATGCAATGTTTTAAGATTGTATTTTTAGTTACATTAACTTACCACTTAGGCCAGAGCCAGCCTTGGACAATACATACTGTGTCTGCCAACTATCAGCTTCTTCCAAAGAGAAGGCTATCCCAATTAATACCCCTTCCCCACCTGCCTCCAACAACCTCCTTACTACAGTAAAGACTCACACTGGGAACTTCATGGctttagaccagtggctctcaaactgtttttactggtgacccctttcacatagcaaacctctgagtgcgacccccccttatatattaaaaatatttatatttaacaccattataaatgctggaggcaaagcgaggtttggggtggaggttgacagctcacgaccccctatgtaataacctcatgaccccctgaggggtcccaatctccagtctgagaacccctgctttggACAGCTGCTCCAGCAAGTGAGCTAAAAGGGAGCCTCCTTCTGGCCCAGACAGTAAAAGCTAAGCTCTTTCCACAGCATGTGTATGAGTAAATTGTCTGTCACGAAGAGATATGCAAATAGGGATTATTATTAAACACATATGATGTATTAACAAGGTCTGCTGTCACAGACCATATTCAAGACTTCAAATAAATACTCACTGTCCTTTTAAAAGGAACATAGTCAACTTCAAATCTAGTCAGCCATCTTAAGAAGAAAGTTAGAAGTAGTTTCAGGCTCTGCTGCTCCCATGTCTCTCTGACTATATTTATCACTTCAAAAAACAGATTTTCGAAAAATGTTTTTCACCCATATTCCTTGCTAAGAACCTCATATAAATAGTGGAAAAAAATAAACTGATTGCAGACATAGTGTTGTCAACTACACAAAGTGAGCTGATAAAATGGAAATGCTGTTCTCTCTGTAATGTTTTTCATTTACCATaatctaaggcagtggttttcaaacttcaggCTGCGACAAATGCAAGGCATTGGGTCACCCTGTTCAGCATCCAGGGACCCTGGCAGTCGGCCAGTAAAAACTAGTAATTCCTACTTGTTCGGATActgtgctgcaccctggaagcagccagcagcaggtccggcttctAGGTAGGGAGGCCAcggggctctgcgcgctgcccccactccgagcaccggctctgcactcccactggccgggaaccagccaataggagctgggggtgtgtgcctgcaggcgagagccACTTTcgcgcctccgcctaggagccggacctgctgttGGCTGCTTCCGGGGCTCAGCACGGttcatggtgccaggacaggcaggaagcctaccTCTGCACCctgtctgtgctgctgactgggagccgctGGAGGTAAGCCCgcgccccaaccccatgccccaatcccctgcaccaACCCTGAGCCACCCCcaaacccggagccccctcctgcatctaaaacccttcatcctcagcccaatcccagagcctgcacccccagcccagagctctgacacccccccacacaccaaccccctgccccagcccagagccccctcccacattctgaacccCCAATTCCTGTcttaccctgcagccctcacccccacactccaaccctctgccccagccctgagccccctcccacaccccaaacccctcatccccagctccgctgGGTCGTGGACATCAACAATTTTGTTCAACTGAGTCACCAGAgaaacagtttgaaaaccacagaTCTAAGGTGTTACCTAAAGTTACAATGTCACGTGCAGATTTAAGCATCATGAAGAAGCTGGTCTTGCCTCCATACAATGAAGTTCACTTAGAGCAAGTTTTCAACTTCATTTTGCATAAATTAATTTTTCTTCATAAACCTGTTAGTTTGAGTTAAAGTTAAAGATGGATGCTTTAAGAAATTTATTCTAAGGAAATTATTTTTGTACTCCTCCAGTTTAATCCCATCCAAAAAAACCTCATCTCAAGCACCAAATTTCACACACAGCCTAAGAACTAATTGGATATAGGttacttttttaatttaaaaatgaattatttccCCTTATTGATGATAATCCCATTTTTCTGTTGTTGATTATACTGGCTGTCAAATGGATGCTCTAGGATCtaggcttttatttaaaaaaaaaagattctagaCTTCATGGTTGTGACAAGCCTTAAAAACAAGAACTGGATGCTACAAACCCTGtcatcccatcccactcaccCTTGCGTCTCACAGCTATGCCTCCTGAATGTGGCTGTTCACTCCCACAAAGTCCATGTGTTGAGTGCCTGTGGGTGTTAACAGCCATGTAGTAGAGGCATGAGAGGAGGGTTGCCACCTGaccaggttttcccaggatcaTCCCTATTTTGAGGTAGCTATCCTGGGAAATCTGCAAGAATGCTCAGTACACACTGCCAGCTGTCTAGTTTTATGGGGTCAGGATCCTTTCGGATGTTCCAGGTTTTTGTACCTCAGAAGTACAACTCTATGCAGGAGGTGAATGAAGATGCGTGTGTGGAGGGGGGTACAAGAGTGCTGGGAATGAGGGGACAGGGTTGTCTAGTGGGCCTGGAATGAAATGTGAGCTCAGCACTGGGACAGCAGTGCTGCCTGTGTTCCCTAGTGTGCTGAGACAGCTTAGAGCTTCTTCTGCTAAACTCAAAAGATATATGGGCTTGCTGAGACGTTTCTATTGATTGGAGAAGGCATTTCTGACAGCTGGACAGATCTGTGTGATATAGTCACAGCTGTCCTTTAAACTTTCTTATTTACCAGCAATAGTTATGAAACTGAAGATTGCCTATCTCCCATTGTCCTCTTTATTGATAGCAATCCTGTTGCTGTGAACTCCATCAGAAGCCTGTGCACGCTCTTTGATTAGATGTTGAGTCATACCAATTTAGGGATAGAGCAGAATCTTTTACAGGCACACTAGGTCATGCTTTTGTCCCGAAGAAACTTGAATGCAGCTTGCTTTACTTTGCAATGACAAAGCAGGTTCTCTCTCTGACACGGCAAAGAACAGAAGTCAGAGATTAGTATCCCTatggaaggggcagagtgaaATTTGTGGTGCGTGATGGAGAATTAGCGGCAGTGGCAAGACCCATGCCTGCAAGCGGTGGAACAGAAGATATATGGTGTTAGGTGGCTTAACCTTTCATTTCCTTGATTTTATATCTGGTATGTTTATGTGTGTAGCAACCTTTACTCTTACACCGTGAAGTTTTTCATATGaatgatttctttttaaagtttgaaGTGTCCCTCTaagtcaggggtctcaaacacgtggcccACGAGGTTATTTTCTGTGGCTAGTAAGCTCCTTGCggcctccctgcctccctcagcaTTTACCTAGAGCGGCTCCGGCCCGATGTGCACCGGGAGGAGGGCAGGCTCCCTTCCTGCCTTGCCCCCATGCCACTCCAGGAAGCCCAGGGAACCTGGGGAAGGagaggtgcaggggtgtgtgttgatattgcttcaggcaccaccgctagcagctcccattggctgtggttccccattcccggccaatgggagatgctgggggcggtgcctgaagcaacagcaacacacacacacccctgtgccccTGCTCCCCAAAGTTCCAGCTGCTTCCCGGAGCggcacaggggcagggctggcagtcgaaccccctgccccaagccccttgCTGCACCCTGCAACCCGACCCctaccacacccctcctgcaccccagcccactgACCTGACCCCCGCTGCACTGCGACCCCCTGccataccctgcaccctgaccctctgccctgagcccccttctgcaccccagcctccttccctgagccacctgctgcacccctcctgcactctgatcccctgccctgactccctgccacacccctcactcctcctgcaccccacacctcaacccactgccctgagccccctgccacaccacaatcccttgccctgactccctgccacacccctcacccctcctgcaccccacaccccaactcccttccctgagcctctgccacacccctcctgcaccctgactccctgccacacccctcacccctcctgcaccccacaccctgctccacctcacacccctcctgtgccccctgggggcagggagggggcagagttggggtggggatttcagggaagggtttggaatgggggcagggaaggggtgggaagaggcagggcaggggcggggcctcatggaaggagtggagtgggggcagggccgagggCAGTTGCGGGGAGGTGTagtaatgcggccctcaggccaatgtactagtcctcatgtggccctcgtggtcattcaagtttgagacccctgctctaagtcATGAGGCAATGTATTAAATAGGACTGTCAGGTAAAACAGTAGTGTTTACACACTGGTTAACAGATATTTTTGTGCAAAATATTAACAGAATACAGGGATGGGCTGTACAGATGCACACAATAAGTTTTGTTCACAACCTAATCAAGGTGCAAAATATTATGTTAGGatcttgattttttattttaaatctaaaaacGTCTCTGCTTAACTTAGACAGTGTTTGTATATTTTATGATTTAGCAGTTAAATGAATTTTACTCCACAATTCAGGGTGtactttttggggggtgggaggggggaaaagaacaCATCCACAGCTGCTTGCCCCTTTCCCACCTGTAGCTAAGAGAGAAGACACCCTCCTCAAGGATTTCAGCACTGCAGTTCAGTTGCAGGCTACAGCTTCTAACAAAGACTGCACTTCTTACCAATGTATTTTTTCATTTTCCCCTCCCATCACACATCAGCATACATTCCATTGATCAAGTAGTCTAGCCTATTATAACGTCTTCTTTTAAGAGATTGAGACATTCTTCTGCCTATTAGCGCAATAACTAATAGCAAAAACACTATCCCAAAAAGTAAAGCTGCTACGAGACCACTTTTGTCACCAGATTGAGGGGCATGCTTGCTTTTTGGAACATCATCTAATAGGTAGGCTTCTGAATCACGCTGCCTATTATCCTGGTGCATATTTTGAAAAGGAGCCGAGGAATCCTTACTAAGCAAAGCAACAACTGACAAAGAAAAGAGGCCGATGCTACTAGTACTGTCTGTAGAGGTGGCTATTGGTTTGATAGTGGTGGCAGATGTTCTTAGCCTTGCAAATTCTGTAGCAGTTCTGGAATTCAAGCTCATGTGGTTAGTTGTGGTAAAAGCATTGCTGGTAAGAATCTGAGTGCTAGTGTTCGTGTTTTTGAGTACAGCACTACTGATAGTGGTAGGAAGCATGGCAGGTGGTGGTGGAGTGGAGGTGCTAAGCTGAGACGTTCGAGCAGCCCTTGTAGGCAATAGCttggttattttttgttttgggaaAGAATCTAAGGTCTCAGGATGTTTTTTCTCTTGGTCTTCAGGAAACTGTGTGTGCAATTCAATCTTATCTAAATGTTCTTCTATATGGTCAATGAGTTCAGACATCTGAGAAGTAATAGATTTCTGCAAAGCAACCGTATGATTCAGGTGACCTGTCTGATTAGGGAGGTCAAAGCGAGCTGCTTGTGAAGAAAGAGAGTTTCCATTCGAGTTGTAATTTGCAAGCTGTGAGTCCAGAATCTGTACAcctaaaaatagaaagaaaatatataaatgaaTTATTCAATCCACTTTAGCAATCAAATGCTTCCTCTGCTTACTGCTTCTTCTGAATCCAATAGAGAATCACAAAAGGGGCCCACTCCGAAAAGAAACAATTAAACTGCCTGGAGTATCACGATTttctcctctttttaaaaaaatcactaaagtGTTTGACAATAGGCATGTTAAAATTACAGTTGTCATAGCACAAATTGATACTCCATCTCCAAAGCCTAAAAGTATCAGGCCAGATTCTTCACAGTCTTACATCTTATGTAAGCATTTATCTCTGTGCAAAGAAATCATTTGATTTGGTAGTGTTCTGCTCTCACATtgcacatgtttaaatgcttatacagaggtgcaaggcagtgaagaatcaggccagTCATCTTCAAAACATTCTTAGCCTCTGCCAAACTGAGAAGCAGAAGTTACCAAGTCACACTTGTATTTGTCAATTTTGCATAtatctatctaaggtacttataaAGCCCCTGTTGCTGCAGAATTTGGGTGCCTCATTCTTTTAATGTTATTATCCTCACAATGTAAttatcctgtgaggtagggaagtaccattattttcattttacacaGGCAcaaaaaggttaagtgacttgcaaaaagtctcacaggaagtctgtggaggaGCATGAACTTGAGCCATCATGAGGGGAAGTGGATGAAGAGTTGTTAGAAGTGAGGAAGGGCAGGGTCCATCATAAGTAGTTGACTAAAATGTTCACCCTTTCCTCTGAAGTTAAATGGAATCAGTTTCTAAGCAGCACAGTGCATTGTAGCTCTATCAAAGCTATTAACTGGAGTCTGATAGCAAAATATGCACAGCTTGGCATGATAAAAGCTGCATACAAACTCACACTATTGACAAAGGTTCCATTATGTTAAGATACTGTATATAGATcttatacaaaaaaacaaaacaaaacaaaaataaaacaaaaaaaaccctaacactTTGGGTAATAGTTCTTGGGAAGACTAACTAACTGGCACAGCTCCTTTGTCCACATTATCGTCATCCAATAGACAGCTGGATTTACCATTGGGTGTAGTGATTCACCCTTATTCACTGTATTACCTCTAAGTACTGGAGAGTTAACCATATAATGAAATTCCTAAGCAAACAAGAAACCACACACACCCAACACTTAGATAACCTAAAATTAATGGTGAAAGAATCTGACACTTCCTTCAATTGAAAAATCTCTCAGAAATGGATTTTCTCTCTGAGAAATGTTAAGTGATAAGAAGACCATGTTAAGGTTCCACTTTACAAGATCACCACATATCATTACAATATGCAAATATTTGGGTGACCTTCATTGAATAACTTTAATTTTCCCCTGCCACCTGACAGCAGCCAGAAACTAAGATAAGCAAGTTGACTCACAGGTTTACCTCATCAGTGATTACCCTAGTGTCCCTAATGTAAAACGACATGAAGGATGCACACTCTTGCTTCCCTCAGAATTTTCCCCaatatatcttgattttgacCAGCAACATCTCTGCTCTTAAGAGTAAAATTGTTCAATACACACAAAATAGGTACCAGACTGAGATCACCTGAGGCGTAAGTCAGGATTTGACCTGAAGCTAGTGCACTAACCTCGTGTACTATTCCCCCTTCCTTAGCAATAGGTCTTTGCAAGAGAACAGACAAGAAGAAGACTAGAAACTGAATATATGGAGAATTTAGAAGGAGAGTACGCTGTTAAGTAGCTTGCACTCTAATTTCATCTGCCTTAAAATTTATATAATTAGATACATACAGgatgtttgaaaaaaaaagtagtggatttaaaatatacaaaacacGTTCATGGTTTCTTCTGTTTCAACTGGAAGCCCCTTTATCCAGGGTGCTGGGCTAACTTCCATTATATTGGGTCATGAGGAAGCAAAAAATCTCCACAGTTAATTCATTTAATTGAAATGGAAAGACCACCTACCCCAGCTGCTGTCCTACAAGTTGGGAAATATATTTTAGGTTTCTAGAAGGGACATTAAGCAGCATAGAGCAAAAAAACAGTTATGTTGTAAACTGGAATGCAataacttttaaaagaaatttccATTTAAAACCGTAACCAGAATGGGAAAGATCCTTGTCATTATATGACAGTTTGTTACCACATGGCCTTTTCACAATCTATCCAACAgacagcaaaaaacaaacaaaaaaaccaacaaccaaaCAGAGTCTTCCAAGAACAAGTTATTGATTTTTCTGCAAACTTTACTCAGTAGTTAGAAAGGGAAATCTACATGAtttgatattttattatttaatgtgCACCACAAACTCAAAGGTCAaaatctagatcaggggtcggcaacctttcagaagtggtgtgccgagtcttcatttattcactctgatttaaggcttTGCGTgtcattaatacattttaacgtttttagaaggtatctttctataagtctataatatataactaaactattcttgtatgtaaggtaaataaggtctttaaaaggtttaagaagcttcatttaaaattaaattaaaatgcagagccccctggaccggtggccaggacccaggcagcttgagtgccactgaaaatcagcctgcgttccgccttcagcacccgtgccataggttgcctacgccTGATCTAGATGATCAAAATCCCAACAGTTCCTCAGTTCCTACTGCATTTCCTCTGAGACAAGGAATTTGCCCAACAATACAGCAGATGTGGTCAGCTAAACCACCATTCCTTTCTCATTCTAAacaaaggagtgtgggactgaaccctactcatagactttaaggtcagaagggaccaatatgatcatctagtcagacctcctgcacaaagcaggccacagaaccctacccatccacttctataacaaacccctaacctatgtccgagttattgaagtcctcaaattgtggtttgaagacctcaagctgcagagaatccaccagcaagtgacccatgccccacgctgcaggggaaggcgaaaaacctccagggcctctgccaatctgccctggaggaaaattcctttccgaccccaaatatggcgatcagctaaaccctgagcatgtgggcaagactcaccagccagcaggaaagaattctctgcagtaactcagatcccatcccatccaacatcccatcaccgtccacatggcatacttatctgctgataatcaaagatcaattgccaaaattaagctatcccatcataccatcccttccataaacttatcaagcttagtcttaaagccagatatgtcttttgcccccactactccccttggaaggctgttccagaacttcactcctctaatggttagaaaccttcgtcaaatttcaagtctaaacttcctagtgtccagtttatacccattcgttcttgtgtctacattggtactaagcttaaataattcctctccctccctaatattaatccctctgatatatttacaaagagcaagcatatccccctgtcagccttcttttggctaggctaaacaagccaagctctttgagtctcctttcatatgacaggttttccattcctcggatcatcctagtagcccatctctgaacctgttccagtttgaattcatccttcttaaacatgggagaccagaactgctcacagtattccaggtgaggtctcaccagtgccttatataacggtactaacacctccttatctttgctggaaatgcctcgcctgatgcatcctaaaaccgcattagcttttttaacggccatatcacattggcggctcatagtcatcctgcaatcaaccaatactctaaggtccttctcctcctctgttgcttccaactgatgcgtccccaatgtatatctaaaattcttattattaatccctaagtgcatgaccttgcacttttcactattaaatttcatcctattactattactccagtttacaaggtcatccagatcttcctgtatgatatcccggtccttctctgttagcaataccccccagctttgtgtcatccgcaaactttattagcacatttccgctttttgtgccaaggtcagtaataaaaaggttaaataagattggtcccaaaaccgatccttgaggaactccactagtaacctccttccagcctgacagttcacccttcagcatgacccgttgtagtctcccctttaaccagttccttatccacctttcaattttcatattgatccccatcttttccaatttaactaataattccccttgtggaa of the Gopherus flavomarginatus isolate rGopFla2 chromosome 1, rGopFla2.mat.asm, whole genome shotgun sequence genome contains:
- the MANSC1 gene encoding MANSC domain-containing protein 1, which encodes MSISITWWSTCTFLMMCCYMIPRPSLSQDCSLEKMENVVIDMMLSLSKGIRGTEPIYTPTQEACINVCCLKKNISGDRQCNLMIFNARGISQHPNCYLFYCPSKEACPMKPAKGLVSYRINRGVQILDSQLANYNSNGNSLSSQAARFDLPNQTGHLNHTVALQKSITSQMSELIDHIEEHLDKIELHTQFPEDQEKKHPETLDSFPKQKITKLLPTRAARTSQLSTSTPPPPAMLPTTISSAVLKNTNTSTQILTSNAFTTTNHMSLNSRTATEFARLRTSATTIKPIATSTDSTSSIGLFSLSVVALLSKDSSAPFQNMHQDNRQRDSEAYLLDDVPKSKHAPQSGDKSGLVAALLFGIVFLLLVIALIGRRMSQSLKRRRYNRLDYLINGMYADV